Proteins co-encoded in one Halodesulfovibrio marinisediminis DSM 17456 genomic window:
- a CDS encoding coiled-coil domain-containing protein: protein MSDEARRVFKMETILGLIAGKGGTDVSDLLCYLSQRELSADEEGVVAPMSKGWLYSMEPRFMQCCYEEGEPFDAWTKKQASKLGSNVSIEPIPAVDMASISIVLDKLADAKATVAEQSSAIEGLQANVAEFEPFKAQAADLEKKVEDLTGKLEAAQTDLAKAKKELKTFEGKVAINETEVESSVKDIVSRAVKDALATLPAGAAVAAAAEGAEVAPAEEAPAEEAGSSVPDDFGFGASGSDDGGFGF, encoded by the coding sequence ATGTCTGATGAAGCTCGTAGAGTTTTCAAAATGGAAACAATCCTCGGTTTGATCGCTGGTAAAGGCGGCACCGATGTTTCTGATTTGCTTTGCTACCTCTCTCAGCGTGAACTTTCCGCTGATGAAGAAGGTGTTGTAGCACCTATGTCTAAAGGCTGGCTGTACAGCATGGAACCACGTTTTATGCAGTGCTGTTACGAAGAAGGCGAACCATTTGATGCTTGGACTAAGAAGCAGGCATCAAAGCTTGGCAGCAATGTTTCTATTGAACCAATTCCTGCTGTTGACATGGCAAGCATTTCTATCGTGCTCGATAAATTAGCAGATGCTAAAGCTACAGTTGCAGAACAGTCTTCTGCAATCGAAGGCCTTCAGGCTAACGTAGCTGAGTTTGAGCCGTTTAAAGCTCAGGCTGCTGATCTTGAGAAAAAAGTTGAAGATCTTACAGGTAAGCTTGAAGCTGCCCAGACTGATCTTGCAAAAGCTAAGAAAGAACTCAAAACTTTCGAAGGCAAAGTTGCAATCAACGAAACTGAAGTTGAATCTTCTGTTAAAGATATCGTTTCCCGTGCTGTTAAAGATGCTCTTGCAACCCTTCCTGCAGGTGCAGCAGTTGCTGCAGCAGCTGAAGGTGCAGAAGTTGCTCCAGCAGAAGAAGCACCAGCAGAAGAAGCTGGCAGCTCTGTACCGGATGATTTCGGCTTCGGTGCTTCTGGTAGCGATGACGGCGGATTTGGTTTCTAA
- the ahbA gene encoding siroheme decarboxylase subunit alpha, whose amino-acid sequence MDKQLESALSSTDRKVLTIIQSGFPIAPRPYEVIGEQVGLTEAEALATVRSLKERKIIRRLGANFNSKGLGWRSTLCAAKVPEDKIESFVAEVNSHTGVTHNYLRDHDFNIWFTFIGPSWDAVVNTLAKITEKTGIEILNLPATALYKIKVDFNLTEK is encoded by the coding sequence ATGGATAAACAACTGGAATCTGCGCTGAGCAGCACTGACCGCAAAGTTCTGACTATTATTCAATCCGGTTTTCCGATTGCTCCACGCCCGTACGAAGTTATCGGCGAGCAGGTAGGCCTTACAGAAGCAGAGGCTCTGGCGACCGTACGCTCTTTAAAAGAGCGAAAAATTATCAGACGCCTCGGTGCTAACTTCAACTCTAAAGGACTCGGCTGGCGTTCTACTCTTTGTGCCGCCAAGGTTCCTGAAGATAAAATTGAATCGTTTGTTGCGGAAGTAAACTCGCATACAGGTGTAACCCACAACTATCTGCGAGATCATGACTTCAATATCTGGTTTACATTTATCGGACCTAGCTGGGATGCTGTTGTAAACACCCTAGCCAAAATTACCGAAAAAACCGGCATTGAAATCTTAAACCTGCCAGCAACAGCACTATACAAAATTAAAGTAGACTTCAATTTGACAGAAAAATAG
- the hemB gene encoding porphobilinogen synthase: protein MADFYRGRRLRSSAAMRALVSENRVTAQDLIMPYFIVDTEDSTFRKEIPSMPGQFQLSLDEFEKQLAEAVAAGLRSIILFGIPKCKDATGSEGYAEDGIVQRAVRLAKARHPELVVITDVCLCEYTDHGHCGILQKKDDDVTVANDATLELLQRVAISHAKAGADIVAPSDMMDGRIQALREALDEEGFVNLPIMSYAVKYASAFYGPFRDAAESTPQSGDRKSYQMDPANSREALREATADVLEETDFLMVKPAGAYLDIIRMLRDGFDLPLAAYQVSGEYSMIMAAAQNDWIDLDAVAMESLLAIKRAGADLIITYFAEDFIKRGLVK, encoded by the coding sequence ATGGCAGACTTCTATAGAGGACGTCGTCTTCGCAGCAGCGCAGCCATGCGCGCTCTTGTGAGCGAGAACCGCGTTACAGCGCAAGACCTGATTATGCCATATTTCATTGTGGATACCGAAGACTCCACATTCCGCAAAGAAATTCCTTCAATGCCGGGACAATTCCAGCTTTCTCTGGATGAATTTGAAAAGCAGCTTGCAGAAGCAGTTGCAGCAGGTCTCCGCTCCATCATCCTCTTTGGTATTCCTAAATGCAAAGACGCTACTGGTTCCGAAGGATACGCGGAAGACGGCATCGTGCAACGTGCAGTGCGCCTTGCAAAAGCTCGCCACCCAGAGCTTGTTGTTATTACAGACGTATGCCTTTGCGAATACACCGATCATGGCCACTGTGGCATTCTACAGAAGAAAGACGATGACGTAACTGTTGCGAACGATGCTACACTTGAGCTTCTCCAGCGTGTAGCCATTTCCCATGCAAAGGCAGGGGCTGACATTGTTGCACCATCTGACATGATGGACGGACGCATTCAAGCTTTACGTGAAGCACTGGATGAGGAAGGCTTCGTTAACCTTCCGATTATGTCCTACGCAGTTAAGTATGCATCCGCCTTCTATGGCCCGTTCCGTGACGCAGCTGAATCCACCCCGCAGAGCGGTGACCGTAAAAGCTACCAGATGGATCCTGCAAACAGCCGCGAAGCACTTCGTGAAGCCACCGCGGATGTTCTGGAAGAAACAGACTTCCTCATGGTGAAACCTGCCGGTGCTTATCTGGACATCATCCGTATGCTTCGCGACGGCTTTGATCTGCCATTGGCTGCCTATCAGGTAAGCGGTGAGTACTCCATGATCATGGCCGCAGCCCAAAATGATTGGATCGACCTCGATGCAGTTGCAATGGAATCACTCCTTGCCATCAAACGCGCCGGTGCAGATCTCATCATCACCTATTTTGCTGAAGACTTTATTAAACGCGGACTGGTAAAATAA
- a CDS encoding sensor domain-containing diguanylate cyclase, whose protein sequence is MPYVDNPFFFILLLIIYTGAVIFLAYLFLLRKKPRCICALLWEKFITLRDVKRFSSKFRSTLYSSNAIIAIRFNIHTNNIIAINETGARLLSITKTHDSFDQKITHKDFLSKESLDGLIKELDQHKRVENYPAICTIDNSVHKILITAEKYDNGDIEAMIIDITKHFNIYQQIEDQNIFLQNILNALPVPVFVCDKTRQYPFTNKAFNKHFGNVHSDSFKKYEFLTTPLFKPHRGQESGCSQFHANSLPKFHTEFATSIDGQFHHFEVQRRPLRTNNGHLFGMVGVATDITHRKRIEQDLRDTTKRYKNLFWNAAEGITTVQKDGRLTEANPAMATICGYDSPEQLLEEVPFVEKLWRFPEQRAEYVQIVLENKTAIGYDFEFIRRDGTLGWMTISSNGKFDEHGNLEYTENIISDITQKKQSEIELTRSATIDSTTGINNRHALENHLASLLSATPATPFAVVFIDLNNFKPINDTHGHYTGDRVLEVIAHRLVANCRKSDFTARLGGDEFIVVLSGVDNKHTLHNITEVLLSAIEEPIILGDFTHIISASAGVSQYPHDGETIIDLLKAADASMYEMKRSSKASKINEQLQLLANS, encoded by the coding sequence ATGCCATATGTCGACAATCCATTCTTTTTTATTCTTTTACTGATTATTTACACAGGTGCAGTAATCTTTCTTGCGTATCTTTTCCTATTACGCAAAAAACCAAGATGCATCTGCGCATTGTTATGGGAAAAGTTTATCACATTAAGAGATGTAAAAAGATTTAGTTCGAAATTTCGTTCAACACTATATAGTTCTAATGCTATTATTGCTATTCGATTTAATATTCATACTAATAATATTATTGCTATAAATGAAACTGGTGCTAGGCTTTTAAGCATAACTAAAACTCATGATTCTTTTGATCAAAAAATTACACACAAAGACTTTCTTTCTAAAGAATCTCTTGATGGACTTATAAAAGAACTTGATCAACATAAAAGAGTAGAAAACTATCCAGCTATATGCACTATAGATAATTCAGTTCATAAAATTCTTATTACTGCAGAAAAGTACGATAATGGTGACATTGAAGCAATGATCATCGACATCACAAAACATTTCAATATCTATCAACAGATAGAAGACCAAAATATTTTTCTACAAAATATCCTCAATGCACTTCCTGTCCCAGTTTTTGTTTGTGATAAAACACGCCAATACCCTTTCACAAACAAAGCATTCAATAAACATTTTGGAAACGTTCACAGCGACTCCTTTAAAAAATACGAGTTCCTCACTACCCCGCTTTTCAAACCTCATAGGGGACAAGAGAGCGGCTGTTCACAATTCCATGCGAACTCATTGCCTAAGTTTCATACTGAATTTGCAACATCTATAGATGGACAATTTCATCATTTTGAAGTTCAGAGACGGCCGTTAAGGACAAATAATGGTCATCTATTTGGAATGGTCGGTGTTGCAACCGACATTACCCATCGCAAACGTATAGAACAGGACTTACGCGACACAACAAAACGCTACAAAAACCTGTTTTGGAACGCTGCAGAAGGCATTACCACAGTTCAAAAAGATGGTCGATTAACAGAAGCCAATCCTGCCATGGCCACAATTTGTGGGTATGACTCTCCCGAACAACTTCTGGAAGAAGTTCCGTTCGTTGAAAAATTATGGCGATTTCCAGAACAACGCGCTGAATATGTACAAATTGTACTCGAAAACAAAACTGCTATCGGTTACGATTTCGAGTTTATCCGTAGAGACGGTACACTAGGCTGGATGACCATCAGCTCTAATGGAAAGTTTGATGAACATGGTAATCTTGAATATACCGAAAATATTATTTCCGACATCACACAGAAAAAACAATCGGAAATAGAACTTACCCGTAGTGCAACAATAGACAGCACCACGGGCATCAACAACAGACATGCGTTGGAAAATCACTTAGCCAGCCTACTGTCTGCAACCCCTGCGACTCCTTTCGCTGTCGTCTTCATTGATTTAAACAACTTTAAACCAATTAACGATACACACGGGCACTACACTGGTGACAGGGTACTGGAAGTTATTGCTCATCGACTTGTCGCCAACTGCCGAAAATCAGATTTCACTGCACGCCTTGGCGGTGATGAATTTATTGTCGTTCTTAGTGGAGTAGATAACAAACATACGCTCCACAACATCACTGAGGTTCTGCTCAGTGCCATTGAGGAACCAATTATTCTAGGCGACTTCACACATATTATTTCTGCCAGTGCAGGCGTCAGCCAATATCCTCATGATGGGGAAACCATCATTGACCTGCTTAAAGCAGCTGATGCTTCAATGTATGAAATGAAGCGTTCAAGTAAGGCCAGCAAGATCAACGAACAACTTCAGTTGCTTGCAAACAGCTAA
- a CDS encoding YIP1 family protein, whose translation MIVKLLDVYVRPTHFFATRKIKRLRYRGLFLAVLVLMSIPFVRIGLGNLVGLFGDGYFAPYSIVFAFSLWQTPMAIMWQQVMLVPFYALGLVFSAAFLHFLLWMARGKNASYAATMMCVCYAVPCLYLSVFPYSGTITAVIYTSIFLAYSLKAVHQTKWSRVLPVIALNFSVLFVVCRLLFS comes from the coding sequence ATGATAGTTAAGCTTTTAGATGTGTATGTGAGACCGACACATTTTTTTGCAACACGGAAAATCAAGCGTCTACGTTATCGTGGGCTCTTTTTGGCTGTTCTAGTTCTCATGAGCATTCCCTTTGTCAGAATCGGGCTTGGAAATCTTGTCGGGCTTTTTGGTGATGGATATTTTGCTCCTTACAGCATCGTGTTTGCGTTTTCATTGTGGCAGACTCCAATGGCTATAATGTGGCAGCAAGTTATGCTTGTGCCGTTTTATGCCTTAGGACTGGTATTCTCGGCGGCTTTTTTACACTTTTTGCTTTGGATGGCTCGAGGCAAAAATGCATCTTATGCTGCAACAATGATGTGCGTATGCTATGCTGTGCCATGTTTGTATTTAAGTGTTTTTCCGTATTCGGGAACAATAACCGCTGTAATATATACTTCAATTTTTCTAGCTTACAGTCTCAAAGCAGTTCACCAAACCAAGTGGAGCAGGGTGTTGCCTGTTATTGCTTTGAATTTTTCAGTGCTTTTTGTCGTGTGCAGGCTACTCTTTTCCTAA
- the ahbD gene encoding heme b synthase, which translates to MPAGHPHGNGLSGSMARTLEDGSPSCKLIAWEVTRSCNLACKHCRAEAHEEPYPGELNTEEAKALIDTFPSVGNPIIIFTGGDPMMRSDVYELVAYATEKGLRCVMSPNGTLITPETAQKMKESGVQRCSISIDGPSAEFHDDFRGVEGAFDMSMRGIQYLKDAGIEFQINTTVTRQNLPYFKQIFNLCEEIGAVAWHIFLLVPTGRAAQMGAEVITAEEYEEVLNWFYDFRKTTNMHLKATCAPHYYRIMRQRAKEEGLAVNAENFGMDAFTRGCLGGTGFCFISHTGQVQPCGYLELDCGQIKETPFPEIWRKSEYFRQFRTKEEYDGKCGVCEYHNVCGGCRARGYSMKGSHLAEEPLCSYTPRRQK; encoded by the coding sequence ATGCCAGCCGGTCATCCTCATGGCAATGGACTCTCTGGTTCCATGGCGCGCACACTTGAAGACGGTTCTCCTTCCTGTAAGCTCATTGCATGGGAAGTAACCCGTTCCTGCAACCTGGCCTGTAAACACTGCCGTGCTGAAGCACACGAAGAGCCGTATCCAGGTGAACTCAACACTGAAGAAGCAAAAGCGTTGATCGACACCTTCCCTAGTGTTGGTAACCCGATCATCATCTTTACCGGTGGTGATCCTATGATGCGCTCTGATGTTTATGAGCTTGTCGCCTATGCGACAGAAAAAGGCCTACGCTGTGTTATGTCTCCTAACGGTACGCTTATTACCCCTGAGACTGCCCAAAAGATGAAAGAATCCGGAGTACAGCGCTGTTCCATCTCCATTGACGGCCCGAGCGCTGAATTCCACGACGATTTCCGTGGTGTTGAAGGCGCATTCGACATGTCTATGCGTGGTATCCAGTACCTCAAAGATGCTGGCATCGAGTTCCAAATCAATACAACTGTAACCCGCCAGAACCTTCCATACTTCAAACAGATCTTTAATCTGTGCGAAGAAATTGGTGCTGTTGCATGGCACATCTTCCTGCTGGTACCAACCGGACGAGCAGCACAGATGGGTGCAGAAGTTATTACAGCAGAAGAATACGAAGAAGTACTCAACTGGTTCTACGACTTCCGCAAAACCACTAACATGCACCTTAAGGCAACCTGTGCGCCGCACTACTACCGCATCATGCGCCAGCGCGCTAAAGAAGAAGGCCTTGCAGTAAATGCTGAAAACTTTGGCATGGACGCATTTACCCGCGGTTGTCTCGGTGGCACCGGTTTCTGCTTTATCTCCCACACCGGTCAGGTTCAGCCATGCGGCTATCTAGAGCTGGACTGTGGTCAAATTAAAGAAACACCGTTCCCGGAAATCTGGCGTAAGTCTGAATACTTCCGTCAGTTCCGTACTAAAGAAGAATACGACGGAAAATGCGGCGTATGTGAGTACCACAATGTATGCGGCGGCTGCCGAGCACGTGGGTACTCTATGAAAGGTTCGCACTTAGCTGAAGAACCCCTGTGCAGCTACACGCCACGACGTCAGAAATAA
- the ahbC gene encoding 12,18-didecarboxysiroheme deacetylase: MIGISKLYCGQVEPSDALRYGRDSGKLPSHLLQFSKDKKPVVVWNMTQRCNLKCVHCYAHAIDPDKHKDLIGTEKGKEIIDDLAQYGAPVMLFSGGEPLVRQDLVELAKHATDKGMRAVISTNGTLITKQKARELKEVGLSYVGISLDGMEEVHNKFRGVPNAFKKALEGIENCKAEGLKVGLRLTINKQNAPEIPKVFQLLKDMEIPRICLYHLVYSGRGSEIIKEDLDHQATRDVVDLIMDETRKLHDAGHPKEVLTVDNHADGPYVWMRMLREDPERAKEVFELLQFNEGNSSGRGIGCISWDGSVHPDQFWREKVFGNVLERPFSEIWEDMNIELLAKMKDKKQHVGGRCAQCRFLNICGGNFRARAEAVYGDEWAQDPACYLTDDEIRPE, from the coding sequence ATGATAGGCATTTCAAAACTTTACTGTGGTCAGGTTGAACCTTCCGACGCACTGCGCTACGGCAGGGACTCTGGCAAACTTCCTTCACACCTGCTGCAGTTTTCTAAAGATAAAAAGCCTGTTGTCGTATGGAATATGACCCAGCGCTGTAACCTTAAATGCGTTCACTGTTACGCTCATGCTATTGATCCTGATAAGCATAAGGATCTTATCGGCACTGAAAAAGGTAAAGAGATCATTGATGACCTCGCTCAGTACGGCGCACCTGTTATGCTGTTCTCCGGTGGTGAACCACTTGTTCGTCAGGACCTTGTAGAGCTTGCTAAACATGCAACCGATAAAGGTATGCGTGCTGTTATCTCTACCAACGGTACCCTCATCACCAAACAGAAAGCTCGCGAACTTAAAGAAGTTGGTCTCTCCTACGTTGGTATTTCTCTCGACGGTATGGAAGAAGTACACAACAAGTTCCGCGGCGTTCCTAACGCATTCAAAAAAGCACTCGAAGGTATTGAGAACTGTAAAGCTGAAGGCCTCAAAGTTGGTCTTCGTCTCACTATCAACAAGCAGAATGCTCCTGAAATTCCAAAAGTTTTCCAGCTTCTTAAAGATATGGAAATCCCACGTATCTGCCTGTACCACCTTGTGTACTCCGGCCGTGGTTCTGAAATCATCAAAGAAGACCTCGACCATCAGGCAACCCGTGACGTTGTAGATCTCATCATGGATGAGACCAGAAAGCTTCATGATGCTGGACATCCAAAAGAAGTTCTTACTGTAGACAACCACGCTGACGGTCCATACGTATGGATGCGTATGCTGCGTGAAGACCCAGAGCGCGCTAAAGAAGTATTTGAACTGCTTCAGTTCAACGAAGGCAACAGCTCCGGTCGCGGCATCGGCTGTATCAGCTGGGATGGCAGCGTTCACCCTGACCAATTCTGGAGAGAAAAAGTATTCGGTAACGTTCTCGAACGTCCATTCTCCGAAATCTGGGAAGATATGAACATCGAACTTCTTGCTAAAATGAAAGACAAAAAACAGCATGTTGGCGGTCGCTGCGCTCAGTGTCGCTTCCTCAACATCTGTGGCGGTAACTTCCGTGCTCGTGCAGAAGCTGTATACGGCGACGAATGGGCACAGGATCCTGCTTGTTACCTCACCGACGACGAAATTCGTCCAGAGTAA
- the qmoC gene encoding quinone-interacting membrane-bound oxidoreductase complex subunit QmoC, translated as MAQRIEPDLQFVKELQAVGGDSLKKCYQCATCSVACPISPASNPYPRKEMVWASWGLKDKLLNNPDIWLCHNCGTCSDLCPRGAKPGDLLSALRNMAYQRINPMPVIGKWLSSPKYLVNLIAIPAIIWAVIWFIRAGQIGSFFPEGEIVYGKLFPGDFTIDPIFMITFFGMVGIFFKGAKNLLATFKPEGEVLVLGKQKSMFRCFIDVVIEEIATHKKFKDCGDDKSDRKTGHLLVFYAFLALMVVTGLIAVSHWGGKVIPMIDLLHTPLNLLNPVKILANLGAIALIVGMAILTNTRRGKDPEKTKSNYYDWYLLNVIWAVALTGVLSELFRLAAIPQIAYSVYYVHLVTVWMLFAYLPWSKLGHIVYRTIALTYVRHMGRQ; from the coding sequence ATGGCTCAAAGAATCGAACCTGATCTTCAGTTTGTGAAAGAGTTACAAGCTGTCGGTGGGGACTCGCTGAAAAAGTGCTACCAGTGTGCTACATGCAGCGTAGCCTGCCCCATCTCTCCAGCAAGCAATCCTTACCCACGTAAGGAAATGGTATGGGCTTCCTGGGGGCTTAAAGACAAGCTTCTGAACAACCCGGATATCTGGCTTTGTCATAACTGCGGTACTTGTTCTGACTTGTGTCCGCGTGGTGCAAAACCAGGCGATCTCCTTTCCGCTCTGCGTAACATGGCATACCAGCGCATCAATCCGATGCCTGTAATCGGTAAATGGCTTTCCAGCCCTAAATACCTGGTTAACCTCATTGCCATTCCTGCAATCATTTGGGCCGTAATCTGGTTCATCCGTGCAGGGCAGATTGGTTCTTTCTTCCCAGAAGGCGAGATTGTTTACGGTAAGTTGTTCCCTGGTGATTTCACCATTGACCCTATTTTCATGATCACCTTCTTCGGAATGGTGGGCATCTTCTTCAAAGGTGCAAAGAACCTGCTGGCTACATTTAAGCCGGAAGGTGAAGTACTCGTACTTGGTAAGCAAAAATCCATGTTCCGATGCTTCATTGATGTTGTGATTGAAGAGATTGCAACTCATAAAAAGTTCAAAGATTGTGGCGACGACAAGTCCGACCGTAAGACTGGTCACCTACTTGTGTTCTACGCATTCCTTGCACTGATGGTAGTAACCGGACTTATTGCTGTATCCCACTGGGGCGGCAAAGTTATCCCGATGATCGATCTTTTGCATACACCTCTTAACCTGCTTAACCCTGTTAAGATTCTGGCTAACCTTGGTGCTATCGCTCTGATCGTTGGTATGGCAATCCTTACCAATACTCGTCGCGGTAAAGATCCGGAAAAAACCAAGTCTAATTACTATGACTGGTATTTGTTGAATGTCATCTGGGCAGTCGCTCTGACAGGCGTATTATCCGAGCTCTTCCGCTTGGCCGCTATCCCCCAGATTGCGTACTCCGTGTACTACGTCCACTTGGTAACTGTATGGATGCTCTTCGCGTACCTGCCTTGGTCTAAACTTGGCCACATTGTGTACCGTACCATCGCGCTTACCTATGTACGTCACATGGGACGCCAATAA
- a CDS encoding YIP1 family protein, with amino-acid sequence MEIRCPECGYTREVNPDLVSPDLTVATCPKCSKKFRFRPAEENEPDFVLGQDVEQPQTDSLSAQDAGMDELEESRRPVKPEDLYPPSMRRGTSSEKDDFSEDEFWNTSKPSSEEDPLRMVYSDGQPLDGMPNDVPWAEVKEIGFFPAIAATIKGVLLKPSLFFEIMNKEGKFSIPFSYFILISLAAVLVETIWQGIFGNPLIPAEAVGPISIDELFSIMFISPLILVMYLFLTGAVLHGVLKLTGAATGKLGVTLRVLCYAATADLLSIVPVVGPLIGGVWKLVIIVKGLKSAHDTTYSRVLPPVIILVLVLVSFVVYSLKSQGII; translated from the coding sequence ATGGAAATCCGTTGTCCAGAGTGCGGGTATACGCGTGAAGTAAATCCGGACTTAGTTTCGCCTGATCTTACTGTCGCTACCTGCCCGAAATGCAGTAAAAAATTTCGTTTCCGCCCAGCTGAAGAAAATGAACCTGATTTTGTTTTAGGTCAGGATGTTGAACAACCGCAGACAGACTCACTATCAGCACAGGATGCAGGTATGGATGAGCTTGAGGAATCACGGCGCCCGGTGAAGCCGGAAGATTTGTACCCACCTTCTATGCGTCGGGGAACATCTTCTGAAAAAGATGATTTTTCAGAAGATGAGTTTTGGAATACAAGCAAACCATCTTCGGAAGAAGATCCGTTACGGATGGTATATTCAGATGGTCAGCCTTTGGATGGCATGCCGAATGACGTTCCATGGGCGGAAGTAAAAGAGATTGGCTTCTTTCCTGCAATTGCAGCTACAATAAAGGGCGTATTGCTTAAGCCATCCTTATTTTTTGAGATTATGAATAAGGAAGGAAAGTTTTCCATTCCGTTCAGTTACTTTATTTTGATTTCACTTGCTGCAGTACTTGTTGAAACCATCTGGCAGGGTATTTTTGGTAATCCGCTTATTCCTGCAGAAGCAGTAGGTCCGATTTCTATTGATGAGCTTTTTTCTATTATGTTCATCAGTCCGCTTATTCTCGTAATGTACTTGTTTTTGACAGGAGCTGTGCTTCACGGAGTATTAAAGCTGACTGGAGCAGCTACTGGTAAGCTTGGAGTTACGCTTCGAGTGCTCTGTTATGCAGCAACTGCTGACCTTCTTTCTATTGTGCCAGTTGTTGGCCCGTTAATCGGCGGAGTCTGGAAGTTGGTCATTATTGTTAAAGGACTGAAAAGTGCGCATGACACGACGTATAGTCGTGTGCTGCCCCCTGTGATTATTCTGGTACTCGTACTTGTGTCCTTTGTGGTATATAGTCTAAAATCGCAAGGGATTATCTAA
- a CDS encoding zinc-ribbon domain-containing protein encodes MLITCPECQFARNINASSIPAKAQLATCPRCKTKFRFRILHDEEQLLVANEEDVPMTQSVKEELNTVSQAEEVASMKKASGDGHEPEASIEDDYIESQMVAAMQEEIEQLLKEEEADQAENDQDSSEALSADDMQQGAAKDMTTEDDETLSAPSVDVQAKIVEEYAEAADDEAEQPRALIKRSASAQALRERGVVSIDATTEAEEEAVRAYAQEQESSAVETASAHIVPETGSDTDIWDAIAAMGDEHECSESFAPGCGSQVNIIPWEDSRLSVVGRIFSTFSGLFVQPVRFWRGVNAKPQLVLPMLFSLFMCFVSCAGIAFGVQLLAANWTSVATVLQSILSQQGLIPETLVWGNVAPAIMAVLGSMLLVFPFILGGATTIGARLLGGDSVPFSTGVKTVSYSSGAFCWLLLPVVGAIVSLVYLPLLYVSGVRSGYNMSLFKSVVLVGIVLLLFAALTLVAVAAGVTFM; translated from the coding sequence ATGCTTATAACATGTCCAGAGTGTCAGTTTGCCCGAAACATAAATGCAAGCTCAATTCCGGCTAAGGCACAGCTTGCTACGTGTCCGCGCTGTAAAACAAAATTTAGATTCCGCATTTTGCATGACGAAGAACAGCTTCTTGTAGCCAACGAAGAAGATGTGCCAATGACACAGAGCGTTAAAGAAGAATTAAACACAGTGTCACAGGCTGAAGAGGTTGCGTCAATGAAGAAAGCTTCCGGCGATGGTCATGAACCTGAAGCAAGCATTGAAGACGACTACATTGAGTCTCAAATGGTTGCGGCTATGCAGGAAGAAATAGAGCAGCTGTTGAAAGAGGAAGAGGCAGATCAGGCAGAAAATGATCAAGATTCTTCTGAGGCGCTAAGCGCTGATGATATGCAGCAAGGTGCTGCCAAGGATATGACAACAGAAGACGATGAAACATTGTCAGCGCCTTCTGTTGATGTGCAGGCAAAAATTGTTGAAGAGTATGCGGAAGCCGCCGATGATGAAGCTGAGCAGCCAAGAGCTTTGATTAAGCGTTCTGCTTCGGCTCAGGCTTTGCGTGAGCGCGGCGTTGTTTCTATAGATGCCACCACAGAAGCGGAAGAGGAAGCTGTGAGGGCATATGCGCAAGAACAGGAGTCCAGTGCAGTTGAGACGGCTTCAGCGCATATCGTACCCGAAACAGGAAGTGATACTGATATTTGGGATGCCATTGCCGCCATGGGGGATGAGCATGAGTGCTCTGAGTCTTTTGCGCCTGGATGCGGCTCACAGGTAAACATTATTCCTTGGGAAGATTCTCGGTTAAGCGTGGTTGGACGAATTTTCAGTACGTTCAGCGGGTTGTTTGTGCAGCCGGTTCGTTTTTGGCGCGGAGTAAATGCTAAGCCCCAATTGGTGCTTCCTATGCTCTTTTCGCTGTTTATGTGTTTTGTTTCTTGTGCGGGGATTGCGTTCGGAGTACAACTTTTGGCTGCCAACTGGACGAGTGTAGCCACTGTGCTGCAATCAATATTGTCTCAGCAGGGACTTATTCCTGAAACACTGGTGTGGGGTAATGTGGCTCCGGCAATAATGGCAGTCCTTGGCAGTATGTTGCTTGTATTTCCGTTTATACTTGGCGGCGCAACTACGATTGGAGCAAGGCTGCTAGGAGGTGATTCTGTTCCATTTAGTACCGGTGTTAAAACAGTGTCCTATAGCAGCGGTGCTTTTTGTTGGTTACTGCTTCCTGTTGTTGGAGCGATAGTTTCACTTGTGTATCTACCTTTATTATATGTTAGCGGCGTACGTTCTGGTTATAATATGTCATTATTTAAATCGGTTGTACTGGTAGGTATTGTTCTACTATTGTTTGCAGCGTTAACGCTCGTGGCAGT